Genomic DNA from Mycolicibacterium helvum:
ATGCGTTGAGCGACCCCAGGCCCGACGGCCTGCTGGTCGTTCAGTATCCCTACTTCGAGACCACAGGAACAGTGTTCGCCGACGAAACGAGCTACGCCGGCAGCGGCATGCTGTCTTCACCGCAGTCAGTCAGCTTCAACCACGGTTTGGGCGAGGTATTTACGGCCCTCACCTCGGCCGGCTTGACGGTGACGGCGCTCGAGGAACACCGCGAAATGCCTTGGAATGCCTTGGGCGATGCGATGATTGAAAGCACCCGATACGAAGGCGAATATGTTCTCGCTCATGATCCCGAGCGACTTCCGCTGACCTACACCATTCAGGCGCGCAAACGCTGACGGCCCGTCACCGAATTGATGGACTCGCTTAACCGTAATTGACGGTGCTGCGGCGAAATAGGTTGAGGAACAACCTGACTGAGTTGAGGTTGCTCCCGGATGGTTGACACGGGGTCAACCTCATAAGTCCTCTTCCGAAGCTTTGCGGTGCCGCAACGCCGACTCAGTCGCAAGATATCGGCTGCCCAGGCCGAACAGGCCGACATTGCCCCGCGTCGCGCGTCCGACGTTCTACCGCGTCAGGACCGAACTAGCCGGGCAATCGCGGCCGAGGCCTCGGCCAGCTTCTTCTCGGCCTCCTCGCCACCTTCGGCGACGGCGTGGCTGACGCAATGGCCGAGATGTTCTTCGAGCAGCCCGAGCGCCACCGACTGTAGCGCGCTGTTGACGGCGCTGATCTGGGTCAGCACGTCGATGCAGTACTTGTCCTCGTCGATCATCTTGGAGATGCCGCGGACCTGTCCCTCGATCCGGCGCAGCCGCTTGGTGTAGTTATCTTTGCGGGCCGAATATCCATGTGCGCCAGTCATTTACCCTCCCAGCATCTGCTTCATCTGGTCGATCTCGCCTTGCTGCGCGGTGACCATGGTCTTGGCCATCGCGGTCATGTCGGCGCTCTGGCCGTTGGCGATCTCGGCCTTCGCCATGTCGATGGCGCCCTGGTGATGGCTGATCATCGCCTGCAGCCACAGTGTGTCGAACTCGGGGCCGTTGAGCGACTTGAGTTTGGCCATCGTCGCATCGTCGACCATGCCCTGCATGCCGGCGCCGTGGCCGCCGTGGTCCCCCATCGCGTTCGGATCGACGTCCCACTGCAGCAACAGCGCCTTCATCGCGTTGATCTCTGGCTGCTGCTGGGCCGAGATGGTGGTCGCCAGGGTGAGCAGGGCCTGGTTGGTGGAGTGCTCGGGAGCCAGCGCTGCCAGCTCAACGGCCTGTTGATGGTGCGGGATCATCATCTGCGCGAACATCACGTCGTCGGCGTTGTGGGCGGCCACCGTTGCGCTGGTCGTGGTGGTCGAGGTGGCGTGCTGGGAGTGGTCGTCGGTCTTGCTGCAGGAGGAGACGACGACGGCGGTGGCCAGGGCTGCGGTGACCGCCACGATGCGGCTGCTGGTGGACATCATGACCCCACCGTACCGGAATACCCCTTGGGGGTATAAAAAGATTTGGCCACCACCCCCGACCACGGCATACTTGTCCGGTGACTCAAACGCCCGATCTGAAGCCCCGTAGTCGTGACGTCACCGACGGTCTGGAGAAGGCTGCCGCGCGTGGCATGCTCCGCGCGGTAGGCATGGGTGACGAGGATTTCGCCAAGCCGCAGATCGGGGTGGCCTCCTCCTGGAACGAGATCACCCCGTGCAACCTGTCCCTGGACCGGCTGGCCAAGGCCGCCAAGGACGGCGTGCACGCCGCCGGCGGTTATCCCATGGAGTTCGGCACCATCTCGGTGTCCGACGGCATCTCGATGGGCCATGAGGGCATGCACTTCTCGCTGGTGTCGCGCGAGGTCATCGCCGACAGCGTCGAGACCGTCATGATGGCCGAGCGCCTCGACGGGTCGGTGCTGCTGGCCGGCTGCGACAAGTCGCTGCCGGGCATGCTGATGGCCGCCGCACGCCTCGATCTCGCCTCGGTCTTCCTCTACGCAGGCTCGATCCTGCCGGGCCGGGCGAAGTTGTCCGACGGCACCGAGATGGACGTGACGATCATCGACGCTTTCGAGGCCGTCGGCGCATGCGCGCGCGGGCTGATGTCCCGCGCGGATGTCGACACCATCGAGCGGGCGATCTGTCCGGGCGAGGGCGCCTGCGGGGGCATGTTCACCGCCAACACGATGGCCAGCGCCGCCGAGGCGCTGGGCATGTCATTGCCGGGCAGCGCGGCGCCGCCGGCCACCGACCGCCGCCGGGACGGGTACGCCCGCCGCAGCGGCGAGGCCGTCGTGGAGCTGTTGCGCCGCGGTATCACCGCACGCGACATCCTGACCAAAGAGGCCTTCGAGAACGCGATCGCGGTCGTGATGGCGTTCGGTGGGTCCACCAACGCGGTGCTGCACCTGATGGCGATCGCGCACGAGGCCGACGTCAAGCTGACGCTGGCGGACTTCACCCGGATCGGCGCCAAGGTGCCGCACCTGGCCGACGTCAAGCCGTTCGGCAAACACGTGATGTTCGACGTCGACCGCATCGGCGGCGTGCCGGTGGTCATGAAGGCGCTGCTGGATGCCGGGCTGCTGCATGGTGACGTCATGACGGTGACCGGCGAAACGATGGCGGCCAACCTCGCCCACATCGCGCCGCCGGATCCCGACGGCAAGGTGCTGCGAGCGCTGAGCAACCCGATCCACCCGACCGGCGGCATCACGATCCTGCACGGCTCGCTGGCTCCCGAGGGCGCTGTGGTCAAGTCAGCGGGTTTCGATTCCGACGTGTTCGAAGGCACTGCAAGGGTTTTCGACGGCGAACGCGCCGCGATGGATGCTCTCGAAGACGGCACGATCGTGGCCAATGACGTCGTCGTCATCCGCTACGAGGGCCCCAAGGGCGGTCCGGGAATGCGCGAGATGCTGGCGATCACCGGCGCGATCAAGGGCGCCGGGCTGGGCAAGGACGTTCTGCTGATGACCGATGGCCGGTTCTCCGGCGGCACCACCGGCCTGTGCGTGGGTCACATCGCACCGGAGGCTGTCGACGCCGGGCCGATCGCCTTCGTGCGCGACGGTGACCGGGTGCGCCTCGACGTCGGCAAGGGCACGCTGGACGTGCTGGTCGACGCCGACGAATTCGATTCCCGCAAGGCGGGCTTCAACCCGCCCCCGCCGAAGTACACCACCGGCGTGCTGGCCAAGTACCGCAAGCTGGTCGGCTCGGCCGCGCAGGGAGCCGTCTGCGGCTAGGCCGCAGCCCCACCGGCGGATCGCTTGGATCCGGCCACGCCGCTCTTGTGGGTGGATCCGGCGCTCGCCGACGAGCCACTCGAGCTTGAGCCGGTCTGGTTGGCTGCCGCGGCCGACTTGGCGCTGCCAGCCGACGACTTGGTGGTCGACTTGACCGTCCCGGTGGCGCCGGTCGAGGGGGATCCAGCCGACGGCGTGCTGGCGGTCTCTGTGCTGGCGGAGGAACCCGAGGGCGAAACGCCGGACACCAGGGAATTCACCGAGTCAATCACAGCGGCGCTCGTCGTTGAGGCCGTCGGCGTGCTCGTGCTACCTGCTGATGCCGACGGGTAGGTGATCGTCAGATGGTTGCCGTCCACCGCGAGCACCGGCGCCGTCTTACCGAATCGCAGAATCGGGAACGAGTCCTGGAACCCGACGACGAGAGCGCGGAGTACGTCACCGGGCACCTGTGCCCACTCCGCTGGTGTCAGCGGAGCCTGGGACAGGAACGTTGTGGCCGTGCCGGACTGGTCGAACGTCCGGTTGTAGGTGCCACCGTTGGTTGGGGTCTGGACATCGGTGTAGCCGGTGTTGACCAGGATGGTCAGTGCGGGCTGCAACGCGTCGGCGAGCGGGGTCCCCAGGTTCAGCGGATGACCGAGCGCGTTCGAGACGGCGTTGATCAGGCGCGCCGGCAGGCGCAGCGGCTCCAATAGCGGCAGATCGTTGGGTGCCAAAGTGCTGTAGGTGGTACTCGTTGAACCCAGCGTCGCCAGCAGGCCGAGGGCAGTCTCGATGTCACCCAGCGACGCGCCCCCGAGGTTCACGCCGCCGAGCAGATTTGTTGGCAGAACACTGGCCAGCAAGGTGTTGGTGAGCGAGAACGGATTCAGGGTCGCCGGGAAGTCGGACAACACGTTGTACTCCAGCCCGATGTTCACCACCGCGGAGTGCAGAGTGACGATGCCACCGCTGCCCGCGGTGGCCGGAGTTGAACTCGTCGCGCTGGTACCGACCGGCGTGACCGGGTTGATACCGAACAAGTTCAGGATCGGCGCGAAGCGCGAATAAAGCCCACCGTTAGGCGTCAGCGGGCTGTTCAGCAGGAGAAGCGCCAGGGTGGTCACATTGGTGCCCGGCTTGCAGAAGGTGCCCTGGGAAGAGCACTGTGCGCCGGTCAGAGTGTTGGTCAGCCCTGGACCGACGAGAGGGGTGTATCCCGGCAACGTGTTACCGCGGGCACTCGACAGCAAAGCTTGATAGGCGTCGTTCGTCCCGAAGGTGGCAAATCCCGATCCTGCGAGCAGCGCCGACCCCACGACCCCGCCCGGTTGCCGTCGGAAACTGTTGCTCAGGATGTTCCAACCGCCGAACGAGTAGGCGTTGATCCGATCAGCCAGATTCACCGGATTGGAATTGGTGTAGGCGAAGTTGATCGTGAGGGTGTCGATCAAGGGCGGCGCCAGATCGGGGAAGGCCACCGAGTTCAGCCCAGCGGCCTG
This window encodes:
- the ricR gene encoding copper-sensing transcriptional repressor RicR — its product is MTGAHGYSARKDNYTKRLRRIEGQVRGISKMIDEDKYCIDVLTQISAVNSALQSVALGLLEEHLGHCVSHAVAEGGEEAEKKLAEASAAIARLVRS
- a CDS encoding DUF305 domain-containing protein, encoding MMSTSSRIVAVTAALATAVVVSSCSKTDDHSQHATSTTTTSATVAAHNADDVMFAQMMIPHHQQAVELAALAPEHSTNQALLTLATTISAQQQPEINAMKALLLQWDVDPNAMGDHGGHGAGMQGMVDDATMAKLKSLNGPEFDTLWLQAMISHHQGAIDMAKAEIANGQSADMTAMAKTMVTAQQGEIDQMKQMLGG
- the ilvD gene encoding dihydroxy-acid dehydratase, whose product is MTQTPDLKPRSRDVTDGLEKAAARGMLRAVGMGDEDFAKPQIGVASSWNEITPCNLSLDRLAKAAKDGVHAAGGYPMEFGTISVSDGISMGHEGMHFSLVSREVIADSVETVMMAERLDGSVLLAGCDKSLPGMLMAAARLDLASVFLYAGSILPGRAKLSDGTEMDVTIIDAFEAVGACARGLMSRADVDTIERAICPGEGACGGMFTANTMASAAEALGMSLPGSAAPPATDRRRDGYARRSGEAVVELLRRGITARDILTKEAFENAIAVVMAFGGSTNAVLHLMAIAHEADVKLTLADFTRIGAKVPHLADVKPFGKHVMFDVDRIGGVPVVMKALLDAGLLHGDVMTVTGETMAANLAHIAPPDPDGKVLRALSNPIHPTGGITILHGSLAPEGAVVKSAGFDSDVFEGTARVFDGERAAMDALEDGTIVANDVVVIRYEGPKGGPGMREMLAITGAIKGAGLGKDVLLMTDGRFSGGTTGLCVGHIAPEAVDAGPIAFVRDGDRVRLDVGKGTLDVLVDADEFDSRKAGFNPPPPKYTTGVLAKYRKLVGSAAQGAVCG
- a CDS encoding PE-PPE domain-containing protein, which produces MRGKKVARLAAVTATATAMALGMTAPAMLPSASAADVTLNGITTGPVFRILQAAGLNSVAFPDLAPPLIDTLTINFAYTNSNPVNLADRINAYSFGGWNILSNSFRRQPGGVVGSALLAGSGFATFGTNDAYQALLSSARGNTLPGYTPLVGPGLTNTLTGAQCSSQGTFCKPGTNVTTLALLLLNSPLTPNGGLYSRFAPILNLFGINPVTPVGTSATSSTPATAGSGGIVTLHSAVVNIGLEYNVLSDFPATLNPFSLTNTLLASVLPTNLLGGVNLGGASLGDIETALGLLATLGSTSTTYSTLAPNDLPLLEPLRLPARLINAVSNALGHPLNLGTPLADALQPALTILVNTGYTDVQTPTNGGTYNRTFDQSGTATTFLSQAPLTPAEWAQVPGDVLRALVVGFQDSFPILRFGKTAPVLAVDGNHLTITYPSASAGSTSTPTASTTSAAVIDSVNSLVSGVSPSGSSASTETASTPSAGSPSTGATGTVKSTTKSSAGSAKSAAAANQTGSSSSGSSASAGSTHKSGVAGSKRSAGGAAA